From the Rhodococcus sp. NBC_00297 genome, one window contains:
- a CDS encoding ATP-dependent helicase, whose translation MRDVARVSPAEVAVALGQFPPTDEQSEIIAAPRGPLLVVAGAGAGKTETMAARVVWMVANGLVRPEEVLGLTFTRKAAQQLTTRIRQRLARLAGSDLLRRLDPSGELRRTVLSGEPEVSTYHSYAGRLLQRHGMVLPLEPSTTLVSETELWQLAHRVVAAWDGDVPLDRAPASITESVLALSGQLAEHLVEPGDLGEAHTELEKLIHHLPPGPKQKSGGPTKDLLGILQVQEHRLDLLPLVARLHEVMTRDGLLDFGRQMSLAARVAADHPNVGRDERTRCRLVLLDEYQDTGHAQRVLLSSLFGGGRDSTLTVTAVGDPMQSIYGWRGASAANLPRFATDFPRSARYPAPVRQLSTSWRNPPEALALANAVAAPLRMRGVAVDELRARPGAVPGDVRLALTTTVDDERRWIAEAIAGEYRTAREDGRTPPTAAVLVRRNADAGPMAEVLRGAGLPVEVVGLGGLLRTPEVADLVAMLRLVSDPLAGSAAMRVLTGSRWQLGAADLRALWRRAREIAAHTGRGRTGTVTDAEELGRALEDGMPGERSEQSGLVDALADPGDPSRYSEAGHRRILALGGELQSLRHRLGQPLPDLVADVERVLGIDVEAGARRPSGDAGGREHLDAFAEVVAEYGDQQTATLTGLLSFLSAAESVEDGLAPGEVDVDPHRVQVLTVHSAKGLEWEVVAVPHVCESVFPSTRSSASWLGSVAELPPSLRGDRAIPGDDAGGVPVLDLEGATHRGDIADAVTEHKAALARRRLDEDRRLFYVALTRTERVLLVSAHHWAPGASSPKGPSSFLAELHGLVETTSAIGGAEIGTVQHWEPTPPDGADNPYATVELTALWPADPLGARREDVIMGSAAVRAALVESASVEESSSENPDDDDPDGWARDVELLLAERDAVSRPETDVVVPDTMSVSQVVHLVADPDALASTLRRPVPFAPNPLARRGTAFHAWVERRFGATRLLDLDELPGAADGASAADTDLEELQRAFDASPWALRSPVEVEVPFETSVGGVVLRGRMDAVFADSDGGWTVVDWKTGAQPTPAEERAVAIQLAAYRLAWAELMSATRSEPVPLTTVRAAFHYVRSGVTVSPTDLPDAERLAEIISTAGADPAT comes from the coding sequence ATGAGAGACGTGGCCCGAGTGAGCCCCGCCGAGGTCGCCGTCGCTCTCGGCCAGTTCCCGCCCACCGACGAGCAGTCGGAGATCATCGCGGCTCCGCGCGGTCCGTTGCTGGTCGTTGCCGGCGCCGGTGCCGGCAAGACGGAGACCATGGCGGCGCGAGTGGTCTGGATGGTGGCCAACGGTCTGGTCCGGCCGGAGGAGGTGCTGGGCCTGACCTTCACGCGCAAGGCCGCCCAGCAGCTCACCACGCGCATTCGCCAACGGCTGGCCCGATTGGCCGGGTCCGACCTGCTGCGGCGTCTCGATCCGTCCGGTGAGCTGCGGCGCACCGTCCTGTCGGGCGAGCCCGAGGTGAGCACGTACCACTCGTACGCGGGCCGACTGCTCCAACGCCACGGCATGGTGCTGCCGCTCGAACCGTCCACGACTCTCGTGTCGGAGACCGAGCTGTGGCAGCTGGCCCACCGCGTGGTGGCCGCATGGGACGGCGACGTCCCACTGGACCGGGCACCGGCGTCGATCACGGAATCCGTGCTCGCCCTGTCCGGTCAGCTCGCCGAGCACCTGGTCGAACCGGGCGACCTGGGAGAGGCCCACACAGAGCTCGAGAAGCTGATCCACCATCTGCCACCGGGCCCGAAGCAGAAGAGCGGCGGTCCCACCAAGGACCTGCTGGGCATACTGCAGGTGCAGGAACACCGGCTCGATCTGCTGCCCCTGGTGGCGCGGCTCCACGAGGTCATGACCCGTGACGGACTGCTCGACTTCGGGCGGCAGATGTCCCTGGCCGCCCGTGTCGCGGCGGACCACCCGAACGTGGGCCGCGACGAGCGCACGCGGTGCCGGCTGGTGCTGCTGGACGAGTACCAGGACACCGGTCACGCGCAGCGCGTCCTGCTGTCCTCGCTGTTCGGGGGTGGCCGTGACTCCACTCTGACGGTGACGGCCGTCGGCGACCCGATGCAGTCGATCTACGGCTGGCGCGGTGCGTCCGCCGCGAACCTTCCCCGGTTCGCTACCGACTTCCCACGCTCGGCGCGCTACCCGGCCCCGGTGCGTCAGTTGTCGACCAGCTGGCGCAACCCGCCCGAGGCGCTCGCGCTGGCCAATGCGGTGGCTGCCCCGTTGCGCATGCGCGGTGTCGCGGTGGACGAGTTGCGCGCGCGTCCCGGTGCGGTGCCCGGCGATGTCCGGCTCGCGCTGACCACCACGGTGGACGACGAGCGCCGGTGGATCGCCGAGGCGATCGCGGGGGAGTACCGCACGGCGCGGGAGGACGGGCGCACGCCGCCCACCGCGGCGGTCCTGGTGCGGCGCAACGCCGATGCGGGGCCGATGGCCGAGGTTCTGCGCGGCGCAGGCCTGCCGGTCGAGGTCGTCGGACTCGGTGGGCTGCTCCGGACGCCCGAGGTCGCCGACCTCGTGGCGATGCTGCGGCTGGTGAGCGACCCGCTGGCCGGCAGCGCCGCCATGCGCGTTCTCACCGGCTCGCGCTGGCAACTGGGTGCCGCCGATCTGCGTGCCCTGTGGAGGCGAGCGCGGGAGATCGCGGCGCACACCGGCCGCGGGCGGACGGGCACGGTCACCGACGCCGAGGAGTTGGGGCGCGCGCTCGAGGACGGCATGCCCGGGGAGCGATCGGAACAGTCCGGGCTGGTGGACGCCCTGGCGGATCCGGGCGACCCGTCGCGCTACTCCGAGGCGGGACATCGGCGCATTCTCGCCCTCGGCGGGGAACTGCAGTCACTGCGCCACCGGCTCGGTCAGCCACTTCCCGATCTGGTCGCCGACGTCGAGCGAGTGCTCGGGATCGACGTGGAGGCGGGGGCGCGTCGTCCGTCGGGGGACGCGGGCGGGCGCGAGCATCTCGACGCCTTCGCCGAGGTGGTCGCGGAGTACGGCGATCAGCAGACGGCGACTCTCACCGGGCTGCTGTCCTTCCTGTCCGCCGCCGAGTCCGTCGAGGACGGCCTCGCGCCCGGCGAGGTCGACGTCGACCCGCACCGGGTGCAGGTGCTCACCGTGCACTCCGCGAAGGGTCTGGAGTGGGAGGTCGTGGCGGTACCGCACGTCTGCGAGAGCGTGTTCCCGTCCACCAGGTCGTCCGCGTCCTGGTTGGGCTCGGTGGCCGAGCTACCGCCGTCCCTGCGCGGTGACAGGGCGATTCCGGGTGACGACGCCGGGGGCGTCCCCGTTCTCGATCTCGAGGGCGCGACGCACCGCGGCGACATCGCCGACGCCGTCACCGAACACAAGGCTGCGCTCGCACGTCGCCGACTCGACGAGGACCGACGGTTGTTCTACGTCGCCCTCACGCGCACCGAGCGGGTGTTGCTGGTCTCGGCGCACCACTGGGCTCCCGGCGCCTCGTCGCCGAAGGGTCCCTCGTCGTTCCTCGCCGAACTGCACGGCCTCGTCGAGACCACCTCGGCGATCGGCGGCGCGGAGATCGGGACCGTGCAGCACTGGGAACCCACTCCGCCGGACGGAGCCGACAACCCCTACGCGACAGTCGAACTGACGGCACTCTGGCCGGCCGATCCGCTGGGTGCCCGCCGTGAGGACGTGATCATGGGGTCTGCAGCCGTGCGCGCCGCACTCGTCGAGTCGGCATCGGTCGAGGAATCGTCGTCCGAGAATCCGGACGACGACGATCCCGACGGGTGGGCGCGTGACGTCGAACTGCTTCTCGCCGAACGTGATGCGGTGTCGCGGCCGGAAACCGACGTCGTCGTGCCCGACACCATGTCGGTGAGCCAGGTGGTCCACCTCGTCGCGGATCCGGACGCCCTGGCATCGACGCTGCGGCGACCGGTCCCGTTCGCGCCCAACCCCTTGGCGCGTCGCGGCACCGCGTTCCACGCCTGGGTCGAACGACGCTTCGGGGCGACCCGCCTGCTCGACCTGGACGAGCTGCCCGGCGCGGCGGACGGCGCCTCGGCCGCCGACACGGACCTCGAGGAGCTGCAGCGTGCGTTCGACGCGTCACCGTGGGCGTTGCGCAGTCCCGTCGAGGTGGAGGTCCCGTTCGAGACGTCGGTCGGTGGAGTCGTGTTGCGGGGACGGATGGACGCCGTGTTCGCGGACTCCGACGGTGGCTGGACGGTGGTGGACTGGAAGACCGGCGCGCAGCCGACACCGGCCGAGGAACGTGCGGTGGCGATCCAGCTCGCCGCCTACCGACTCGCCTGGGCGGAGCTGATGTCGGCGACCCGCTCCGAGCCGGTGCCCCTCACCACGGTGCGGGCGGCCTTCCACTACGTGCGATCGGGAGTCACCGTGTCTCCGACGGATCTCCCGGACGCGGAACGGTTGGCGGAGATCATCTCCACGGCGGGCGCGGACCCGGCGACGTGA
- a CDS encoding DoxX family protein has product MTLRTLPLLDSVRLPSRRRAADTAAQRLAVLLGGAGVLHFVTPAPFDSQVPHVLPGSPRTYTYVSGVAELGLAAGLIVPRTRRLTGAAAAAFFVAVFPANLQMAASWLQSEKTSTAMKVGVVARLPLQIPLITQSWKVYRDAR; this is encoded by the coding sequence ATGACGCTCCGTACCCTGCCGCTGCTCGATTCCGTTCGACTCCCGTCGCGCCGACGGGCGGCGGACACGGCGGCGCAGCGACTCGCGGTCCTCCTCGGCGGAGCCGGTGTCCTGCACTTCGTCACACCGGCGCCGTTCGATTCCCAGGTGCCGCACGTGCTCCCCGGATCACCGCGGACGTACACGTACGTGTCGGGAGTGGCGGAGCTCGGACTGGCGGCAGGACTGATCGTTCCCCGCACTCGTCGCCTGACCGGCGCCGCGGCCGCCGCCTTCTTCGTGGCCGTGTTCCCGGCCAACCTGCAGATGGCCGCGTCGTGGTTGCAGAGCGAGAAGACCTCGACCGCGATGAAGGTGGGGGTCGTGGCTCGACTGCCGCTGCAGATCCCGCTGATCACGCAGTCCTGGAAGGTGTACCGCGACGCGCGCTGA
- a CDS encoding potassium channel family protein encodes MAGRLRNRLLNTDTGLTDRPDFALVGVLRIPEFEQSPWRAIYQRIIIALATLFVAAMVVYVDRDGYADNQDNQLSFLDAFYYTTVSLSTTGYGDIAPITPSARLVNILVITPLRVFFLILLVGTTLSVLTERSRQAFKIQRWRRNVRNHTVVVGYGTKGRTAIAAMLGDGVSASDIVVVDTDQSSLDAASNLGLVTVQGSATRSDVLRLTGAQYAASIIVATNRDDTAVLVTLTAREIAPKAKIVAAVREAENVHLLRQSGADSVVVSSETAGRLLGIATTTPSVVEMMEDLLTPEAGFAIAEREVERDEVGGSPRHLSDIVLGVVRDGRLVRVGSPEVDAIEADDRLLYIRRVSN; translated from the coding sequence ATGGCAGGACGGTTGCGGAATCGGCTGCTGAACACCGACACCGGACTCACGGATCGCCCCGACTTCGCACTGGTGGGTGTCCTGCGGATCCCGGAGTTCGAGCAGAGCCCCTGGCGGGCGATCTACCAGCGCATCATCATCGCGCTCGCCACGCTCTTCGTGGCCGCCATGGTCGTCTACGTGGACCGGGACGGGTACGCCGACAACCAGGACAATCAGCTGTCCTTCCTCGACGCTTTCTATTACACGACCGTGTCGCTGTCGACCACCGGCTACGGCGACATCGCGCCCATCACCCCGTCCGCGCGCCTGGTGAACATCCTGGTCATCACGCCGCTGCGCGTCTTCTTCCTGATCCTGCTCGTCGGCACCACCCTGTCAGTGCTCACCGAACGTTCGCGCCAGGCGTTCAAGATTCAGCGATGGAGGCGCAACGTGCGCAATCACACCGTGGTCGTCGGGTACGGCACGAAGGGTCGCACCGCGATCGCCGCGATGCTCGGAGACGGGGTGTCGGCCTCGGACATCGTGGTCGTCGACACCGATCAGTCGTCCCTGGACGCGGCGAGCAACCTGGGGCTGGTGACCGTGCAGGGCTCGGCCACCCGGTCGGACGTCCTGCGCCTGACCGGTGCTCAGTACGCCGCGTCGATCATCGTCGCGACCAACCGGGACGACACCGCCGTGCTGGTGACGCTCACGGCGCGGGAGATCGCGCCCAAGGCGAAGATCGTGGCCGCGGTGCGCGAGGCGGAGAACGTGCATCTCCTGCGCCAGTCGGGCGCCGATTCCGTGGTGGTCTCCTCGGAGACCGCCGGGCGACTGCTGGGCATCGCCACGACCACGCCGAGCGTCGTGGAGATGATGGAGGATCTGCTGACCCCCGAGGCGGGCTTCGCGATCGCCGAGCGCGAGGTCGAACGCGACGAGGTCGGCGGATCGCCCCGCCACCTGTCGGACATCGTGCTCGGTGTTGTCCGTGACGGTCGCCTGGTGCGGGTCGGTTCGCCCGAGGTCGATGCGATCGAGGCGGACGACAGACTGCTCTACATCCGACGCGTCTCCAACTGA
- the nudC gene encoding NAD(+) diphosphatase, with amino-acid sequence MLSRSPIDRAEELRRDDAALAAGWPTARLLRVDSQGRVPVEDGRVALVPAVDTADSPPEDAVFLGVVDDHHVWAVSVSALAGEVTDLRSFGDVLTESSAGLVVTAVALLNWHRAAAFSARDGSPTVLSSAGWSRTSTLTGHEEWPRSDPAIIVLVHDGADRVLLARQPMWPERRMSVLAGFVEAGESLETCVSREVGEEVGLDVSDITYLGSQPWPFPRSVMIGFAARANAAQPLSFNDGEIAEARWFTRDEVRTALAAGDWSGSEDAPLLLPGSISIARAMVESWAALES; translated from the coding sequence ATGCTCTCGCGTTCCCCGATCGACCGCGCCGAGGAATTGCGTCGCGACGACGCGGCACTCGCCGCAGGGTGGCCCACCGCACGGCTGTTGCGCGTGGACAGTCAGGGTCGCGTGCCGGTCGAGGACGGTCGAGTGGCGCTCGTACCGGCCGTCGACACGGCGGACTCGCCGCCGGAGGACGCGGTGTTCCTGGGAGTCGTCGACGACCACCACGTCTGGGCGGTCTCCGTCTCCGCACTCGCCGGCGAGGTGACGGATCTGCGGTCGTTCGGCGACGTCCTCACGGAGTCGTCGGCGGGGCTGGTCGTGACGGCGGTGGCGTTGTTGAACTGGCACCGGGCAGCCGCGTTCAGTGCGCGCGACGGATCACCGACCGTGCTCTCGTCGGCGGGGTGGTCCCGCACCAGCACGCTCACGGGCCACGAGGAGTGGCCTCGGTCCGACCCGGCGATCATCGTCCTCGTTCACGACGGGGCGGACCGCGTCCTCCTCGCACGCCAGCCGATGTGGCCGGAGCGTCGGATGTCGGTGCTCGCCGGTTTCGTGGAGGCGGGGGAGTCGCTCGAGACGTGCGTGAGCCGCGAGGTGGGCGAGGAGGTCGGTCTCGACGTGTCCGACATCACCTATCTCGGCAGTCAACCCTGGCCGTTCCCGCGCTCGGTGATGATCGGGTTCGCGGCGCGCGCGAACGCTGCACAACCGCTGTCGTTCAACGACGGTGAGATCGCGGAGGCGCGATGGTTCACCCGCGACGAGGTACGCACCGCCCTCGCCGCCGGGGACTGGAGCGGCTCGGAGGACGCTCCGCTCCTACTTCCGGGAAGCATCTCCATCGCCCGCGCGATGGTGGAGTCGTGGGCGGCGCTCGAGTCCTGA
- a CDS encoding mycoredoxin yields MYSTTWCGYCRRLKTQLDENGIAYTEIDIEKDPASAEFVGSVNNGNHVVPTLKYADGSTATNPSLAQVKKAIGLN; encoded by the coding sequence ATGTACTCGACGACCTGGTGCGGCTACTGCCGACGTCTCAAGACGCAGCTCGACGAGAACGGCATCGCCTACACGGAGATCGACATCGAGAAGGATCCCGCGTCCGCCGAGTTCGTCGGAAGCGTCAACAACGGAAACCACGTCGTGCCGACTCTGAAGTACGCCGACGGGTCCACTGCGACCAACCCCAGCCTCGCGCAGGTCAAAAAGGCAATCGGCCTGAACTGA